The DNA window GCCACGTGCTCAGCACGCGGCCGCCACCTAGCGCACGAAGCTCAGGCCGATGCAGCCGTGGCCTTGTTCGTCAAGTTGTCGCCCGAACGCGGGTCGAACAGGTGCATCCGCGTGAAGTCGACCCAGAAGTTCGCCGGTTCCCCCTCGCGGATCCGGCTGGCCGGGTCGAGGGAGATGATCAGCTGCGGCCGCATCGCCTCCATGTCGAGCTCCTGCGCCAGCGAGTCGACCTGCGCACGGATCTCCGCCGGCGACTCGTACGGCACGTACGCGTACTGCTCGTTGCCCAGCCACTCCGTCACGTCGACCGTCGCCTCGAACGTGTGCCCGCGAGGTTGCTTCGCCGCCTCGACGTACTCCGCGTCCTCGAAGTGCTCCGGCCGGATGCCCGCCACCAGCAGCTGCCCCGACAGCTCCGAAGCGTCAAGCCCAGCAGGCAAAGGCACCGTGGTGAACGGCAGCTTCACCTCGTTGCCCTCCACCGAAGCCGGCAGGAAGTTCATTGGCGGCGCGCCGATGAAGCCCGCGACGAACAGGTTGACCGGCTGCTCGTACAGCTCGCGCGGCGACGCGCACTGCTGCAGAATCCCCTTGCGCAGAACGGCAACCCGGTCGCCGAGTGTCATCGCCTCGGTCTGGTCGTGCGTCACGTACACGGTCGTCGTCCCGAGCCGCCGCTGCAGCCGGGAGATCTCCGTACGCATCTGCCCGCGCAACTTCGCATCCAGGTTGGACAACGGCTCGTCGAACAGGAACGCCGAAGCCTCGCGAACGATCGCGCGGCCCATCGCGACCCGCTGCCGCTGACCACCCGAAAGCTGGCTCGGCTTGCGCTGCAGGTGCTCGTTCAGCTCCAGCAGCTCCGCCGCGTTCTCGACCTTCGAGCTCACGTCCGCGTCGGACATCTTCGCCAACCGCAGCGGGAAGGCGATGTTCTCGTACACGGTGAGGTGCGGGTAGAGCGCGTAGTTCTGGAACACCATCGCGAGGTTGCGTTCGCGCGGCGCCTTGTCGTTCACGCGCTCGCCGCCGATGACCATGTCGCCGGACGTGATGTCCTCCAGGCCCACGATCATCCGCAGCAGCGTGGACTTCCCGCACCCGGACGGTCCGACCAGGATCATGAACTCGCCGTCGGCGATGTCCAAGCTGATGTCGTTGACCGCCGGGAAACCGTCCCCGTACCGCTTGACGATGTTCTTCATCTCAATGGCTGCCATGGCGTATCAACCCTTCACAGCGCCGGACGTCAGGCCGGCGACGATCTTTCGCTGGAAGAACAGAACGAGCACGATCACCGGGATCGTGACCACCACCGCGGCAGCCGCGATGGCCGCTGTCGGCTGGGTGAAGAAGGACTCGCCGGTGAAGAAGGCGAGGGCGGCGGGCACAGGTCTCGCGGCATCGGACGCGGTGAGCGAGATGCCGAAGATGAAGTCGTTCCACGCGAAGAAGAACGTCAGGATCGCGGCGGTGAACACACCCGGCGCGGCCAGCGGAACGATCACCTTGCGGAACGCCTGCCACGGTGTCGC is part of the Tenggerimyces flavus genome and encodes:
- a CDS encoding ABC transporter ATP-binding protein; protein product: MAAIEMKNIVKRYGDGFPAVNDISLDIADGEFMILVGPSGCGKSTLLRMIVGLEDITSGDMVIGGERVNDKAPRERNLAMVFQNYALYPHLTVYENIAFPLRLAKMSDADVSSKVENAAELLELNEHLQRKPSQLSGGQRQRVAMGRAIVREASAFLFDEPLSNLDAKLRGQMRTEISRLQRRLGTTTVYVTHDQTEAMTLGDRVAVLRKGILQQCASPRELYEQPVNLFVAGFIGAPPMNFLPASVEGNEVKLPFTTVPLPAGLDASELSGQLLVAGIRPEHFEDAEYVEAAKQPRGHTFEATVDVTEWLGNEQYAYVPYESPAEIRAQVDSLAQELDMEAMRPQLIISLDPASRIREGEPANFWVDFTRMHLFDPRSGDNLTNKATAASA